In the Alkaliphilus flagellatus genome, one interval contains:
- a CDS encoding ABC-F family ATP-binding cassette domain-containing protein — translation MSILTVKNLTHGFGDRAIFNNVSFRLLKGEHIGLIGANGEGKSTFMNIITGKLDPDDGQIEWSKRVRVGYLDQHTALEKGTSIRDVLKGAFKYLFDLETEMNEICDKMADASEDELEKLLEDMGTIQDTLTNNDFYIIDSKVEEIGRGLGLEDIGLDRDVQDLSGGQRTKVLLAKLLLEKPDILLLDEPTNYLDEQHIEWLRRYLQEYENAFILISHDIPFLNSVINLIYHMENQELNRYVGDYDNFTNIYESKKLQLEAAHRKQQQEIADLKDFVARNKARVSTRNMAMSRQKKLDKMDIIELPDEKPKPEFNFKEAKTPGRLIFETKDLVIGYDEPLSKPLNLRMERGQRIALIGANGLGKTTLLRSILGEIKAISGDVELGDNLATGYFQQEIKEANYNTCIEEVWQDFPSLSQYEVRAALAKCGLTTKHIESKVVVLSGGEHAKVRLCKLINKETNLLILDEPTNHLDVDAKDELKRALKNYKGSILLICHEPEFYRDVVTDVWNCETWTTKIV, via the coding sequence ATGAGTATTTTAACAGTTAAAAATCTAACCCACGGCTTTGGAGATCGTGCCATATTCAATAATGTTTCTTTCCGTCTTTTAAAAGGAGAACATATTGGTCTTATAGGAGCTAATGGTGAAGGTAAATCTACTTTTATGAATATAATTACTGGAAAATTAGATCCAGATGATGGACAGATTGAATGGTCAAAACGTGTAAGAGTTGGATATTTAGACCAGCATACAGCTCTTGAAAAGGGAACATCTATACGAGATGTGCTCAAGGGAGCATTTAAATATTTATTTGATCTAGAAACTGAAATGAACGAAATATGTGACAAGATGGCTGACGCATCAGAAGATGAATTAGAAAAACTCCTTGAGGATATGGGCACAATACAAGATACATTAACTAATAATGACTTTTATATTATCGATTCTAAAGTTGAAGAAATTGGTCGAGGACTTGGACTAGAAGATATTGGTCTTGATCGTGATGTACAGGACCTAAGTGGTGGACAAAGGACAAAGGTTTTACTAGCTAAGCTTCTTCTTGAAAAGCCAGACATACTTCTATTAGACGAGCCTACCAACTATTTAGATGAGCAGCATATTGAGTGGCTAAGAAGATATTTACAAGAATATGAAAATGCCTTTATTTTAATCTCACACGATATTCCTTTCCTTAATAGCGTTATTAACTTAATATATCACATGGAAAATCAGGAATTAAATCGTTACGTAGGGGATTATGATAACTTTACTAATATTTATGAGTCTAAAAAATTACAGCTTGAAGCTGCCCATAGAAAACAACAACAAGAAATTGCAGATTTAAAAGACTTTGTGGCTAGAAACAAAGCTAGAGTTTCCACTAGAAACATGGCAATGTCTAGACAAAAGAAGCTTGATAAAATGGACATTATAGAGCTGCCAGACGAAAAACCAAAACCTGAATTTAACTTTAAAGAAGCTAAAACTCCTGGTAGGCTAATATTTGAAACAAAAGACTTGGTAATAGGATATGATGAGCCTCTTTCTAAGCCACTAAACTTAAGAATGGAACGTGGACAAAGAATAGCTCTAATTGGTGCCAACGGACTTGGTAAAACAACACTTCTTAGAAGTATACTTGGAGAAATAAAGGCTATTTCTGGTGATGTAGAGCTTGGAGATAACCTAGCCACTGGCTATTTCCAGCAGGAAATAAAGGAAGCAAACTACAACACCTGTATTGAAGAAGTATGGCAAGACTTTCCTTCCCTTAGCCAATATGAGGTTCGTGCAGCACTTGCAAAATGTGGATTAACTACAAAACATATTGAAAGTAAAGTAGTTGTACTAAGTGGTGGTGAGCATGCCAAGGTACGTTTATGTAAGCTTATTAATAAGGAAACTAACCTATTAATTTTAGACGAGCCCACTAACCATTTAGATGTAGATGCGAAGGACGAGTTAAAGAGGGCTCTAAAAAACTATAAGGGAAGCATTCTTCTTATTTGTCACGAACCTGAATTTTATCGGGATGTTGTTACAGATGTTTGGAACTGTGAGACTTGGACAACTAAAATTGTATAG
- a CDS encoding GNAT family N-acetyltransferase, with protein MGTNSSDSDDSDSDSDSNRNNQSGLKLWNYKKEITINITDESGKIGYIKGVLLNTEHILKELKSDEVLKVLEFNDKEDEEEIKSFYIQVLSKGDCRNNAFYITELFIEKQHRGNGIGRRIFDELPRFLYDHIDRDISCIYLMPGPLEKIDGEVKYIMNPNDEQMIVLKEKLIKFYESVGFERIGKTEFFHKYQVI; from the coding sequence ATGGGAACTAATAGTTCAGACAGCGATGATAGTGACAGTGATAGTGATAGTAATAGGAATAATCAATCTGGATTAAAGCTATGGAATTATAAAAAGGAAATTACAATCAACATCACTGATGAAAGCGGTAAAATAGGTTATATAAAGGGAGTGTTACTAAATACAGAGCATATTCTTAAAGAGCTAAAATCTGATGAGGTATTAAAAGTTCTAGAATTTAACGACAAGGAAGATGAGGAAGAAATAAAGAGCTTCTATATTCAAGTATTGTCTAAGGGTGACTGTAGAAACAACGCATTTTATATTACCGAATTGTTCATCGAGAAACAACATCGAGGAAATGGCATAGGTAGAAGGATATTTGATGAGCTACCACGGTTTTTATATGACCACATAGATAGGGATATATCTTGTATATATTTGATGCCTGGACCTTTAGAGAAGATAGACGGGGAAGTAAAATATATTATGAACCCTAATGATGAACAAATGATAGTATTGAAAGAAAAACTTATAAAATTTTATGAATCAGTAGGTTTTGAAAGGATTGGTAAAACAGAGTTTTTTCATAAGTATCAGGTTATTTAG
- a CDS encoding acyl-CoA dehydratase activase-related protein, with product MIKIGLPRAMSYYYLYPFFKTLISELGGEVILSKLTTKATLEEMSVCPTDEPCLAVKLYFSHVKQLIDEDCEYIFIPRLISVEEGNFCCPKIIGIADMITNTFDIGERVLSPRIDMSNKQQMVEDLHYIAKCLGFKKNKVIEVLDKSWKFQKDFSKFMVDNKLTTEEAYAILDKKSGIDHYKEHEEDKEQVPAIGVIGHPYVLYEWVSHNLIQRFRQYGKVFTPEMVDKKHIKDQMKQIYEGEKLWHFEAQMLGSALYLMKNRLIDRLVLVGLFECGPESIVEAYIEEEADRLGIPLLKLFLDEQTGEAGLVTRIEAFMDTDIQNLEEEVTVVHKPFHTEKVLLREKPIVGFPAMGQLDIVIDSILKECGVETVKPPALSTRSIELGKELAPEFVCLPLTATLGQMIEMLELGANSFLMVSGKGRCRLGWYAQIQELLLKRKGLSFNMMIIDSPFPLRKNGLNFFNTIKQVTNGARFDRVIKSLALGYHKLEVLENAQAVCRRIRAYESQRGQIDQVFNLLRAGIDQASDYRTVTKFYKNFMEETETIKLEDTNPLKVALVGEIWVLLEPFVNMEIEKFLGSRENIRVVVERELTVSHWLQGNILYTKKAVKRGKEIQKAASPYLKEYVGGHGRESIGLTALASQEGVDGVIHLMPFTCMPEIVAHNILTQASDKLDIPVLSFIISDQTGEAGFETRLEAFLELLLERRFEKTYPMGWS from the coding sequence ATGATTAAAATTGGCTTACCAAGAGCAATGTCCTACTATTATTTATATCCTTTTTTTAAAACATTGATTTCAGAATTAGGTGGAGAAGTGATCTTATCTAAGCTAACTACTAAGGCGACCTTAGAAGAGATGTCTGTCTGTCCTACTGATGAACCTTGTTTAGCAGTTAAATTATATTTTTCCCATGTAAAACAATTAATAGATGAGGATTGTGAATACATATTCATACCTAGATTGATTAGTGTAGAAGAGGGAAATTTTTGTTGTCCTAAAATCATCGGTATAGCAGATATGATTACAAATACATTTGATATTGGTGAAAGAGTACTATCCCCTAGGATAGATATGAGCAATAAACAGCAAATGGTAGAGGATTTACACTATATTGCAAAGTGTCTAGGATTTAAAAAAAATAAAGTCATAGAGGTACTTGATAAGTCTTGGAAATTCCAAAAGGATTTTTCAAAATTTATGGTAGACAATAAACTTACAACTGAGGAAGCTTATGCAATACTAGATAAAAAATCAGGGATTGATCACTATAAAGAACATGAAGAAGATAAGGAACAGGTGCCAGCTATTGGTGTAATAGGGCATCCATATGTTTTATATGAATGGGTAAGTCATAACTTAATACAACGGTTTAGACAATATGGAAAAGTATTTACTCCAGAAATGGTGGATAAAAAACATATTAAAGATCAAATGAAACAGATTTATGAGGGAGAGAAGCTTTGGCATTTTGAAGCACAGATGCTTGGATCAGCTCTTTATTTGATGAAAAATCGTCTAATAGATAGGCTTGTATTAGTAGGTCTATTTGAATGTGGACCAGAATCTATCGTCGAGGCCTATATTGAAGAAGAAGCAGACCGGTTAGGAATTCCACTGTTAAAACTTTTTTTAGATGAACAAACGGGCGAAGCTGGACTAGTGACAAGGATTGAAGCCTTTATGGATACGGATATACAAAACTTAGAGGAGGAAGTCACTGTAGTTCATAAGCCTTTTCATACTGAAAAAGTACTATTAAGAGAGAAGCCTATTGTTGGGTTTCCAGCAATGGGACAATTAGACATTGTTATAGACTCTATATTAAAAGAATGTGGAGTTGAAACTGTCAAGCCCCCAGCTCTATCTACACGCTCTATTGAACTAGGAAAAGAGTTAGCTCCCGAATTTGTCTGCTTACCTTTAACAGCAACCCTTGGTCAGATGATAGAGATGCTAGAATTAGGGGCTAATTCCTTTCTTATGGTTAGTGGAAAAGGAAGATGCAGATTAGGCTGGTATGCACAAATACAGGAACTACTACTAAAGAGAAAAGGGCTATCTTTTAATATGATGATTATAGATTCTCCTTTTCCATTAAGAAAAAATGGACTAAATTTCTTTAACACAATTAAGCAGGTTACAAATGGAGCTAGATTTGATCGAGTTATTAAGAGCTTAGCTCTTGGATATCATAAGCTTGAGGTGTTGGAGAATGCTCAAGCAGTTTGCAGACGGATTAGGGCCTATGAGAGTCAACGTGGGCAGATAGATCAGGTATTTAATCTACTAAGAGCTGGCATTGATCAAGCTTCAGATTATAGGACTGTAACAAAATTTTATAAGAATTTTATGGAAGAGACAGAGACTATTAAATTAGAAGATACAAATCCTTTAAAAGTTGCCCTTGTTGGAGAAATTTGGGTATTGCTAGAGCCATTTGTTAATATGGAAATTGAAAAGTTTTTAGGTAGCAGAGAAAATATTCGAGTTGTAGTAGAAAGGGAACTAACTGTAAGTCATTGGTTGCAAGGAAATATTTTGTATACTAAAAAGGCTGTAAAAAGAGGAAAAGAAATACAGAAAGCCGCATCCCCCTATCTAAAGGAGTATGTTGGAGGGCATGGGCGTGAAAGTATAGGATTAACGGCATTAGCTTCACAAGAGGGAGTTGATGGAGTAATTCATTTAATGCCCTTTACTTGTATGCCTGAAATTGTGGCACATAATATTTTGACACAGGCAAGTGATAAACTTGACATTCCTGTTCTATCGTTTATCATTAGCGATCAGACAGGGGAGGCTGGATTTGAAACGAGATTAGAGGCTTTCTTAGAATTACTATTAGAGAGAAGATTTGAAAAAACATATCCTATGGGGTGGTCATAA
- a CDS encoding ROK family protein, which translates to MDKKYWIGIDLGGTNIRVGLLNNEGVILKEKRELTEAENGPEYIIEKLKSMISTVKGNYNIEAIGIGMPGSLDPYKGIVLNAVNLHGWKNIHLSKTLEEYFDTPCFIENDCNVGALAEALDGAGKGFPIVFYIAIGTGVGGGLCINEEIISGSTGHAGEIANIIVKESKFKHGYLNYGSLESFVSGTSILRMAKDKGLNIQYANEIFSLADNGNTIASEIAEIVVDSLARGMSAIAHVVNPHIFVIGGGVTVSTPNFIERVNNKFNQYIYPVMKNKIHIELSQIQDPGIIGAMYMAKKRMQKIFF; encoded by the coding sequence TTGGATAAAAAATATTGGATAGGAATCGATTTAGGTGGTACAAATATTCGTGTAGGCTTGCTTAATAATGAAGGTGTTATTTTAAAAGAAAAAAGAGAATTGACGGAGGCTGAAAATGGGCCAGAATATATTATAGAAAAATTAAAATCTATGATAAGTACAGTTAAAGGTAACTATAATATTGAAGCTATTGGAATCGGTATGCCTGGATCACTAGACCCTTACAAAGGTATAGTACTAAATGCTGTTAATCTTCATGGATGGAAAAATATTCATTTATCAAAAACTCTAGAAGAATATTTTGACACTCCTTGTTTTATTGAAAATGATTGTAATGTAGGAGCGCTTGCAGAGGCTTTAGATGGAGCAGGAAAAGGGTTCCCAATAGTTTTTTATATTGCTATAGGAACTGGTGTTGGTGGTGGTCTTTGTATAAATGAAGAAATAATTTCAGGCTCTACTGGACATGCAGGAGAAATTGCTAATATTATAGTAAAAGAAAGTAAATTTAAGCATGGCTACTTAAACTATGGATCCTTAGAAAGTTTTGTAAGTGGCACTAGTATTTTAAGAATGGCTAAGGATAAAGGCTTAAATATACAGTATGCTAATGAAATATTTAGTTTAGCTGATAATGGTAATACTATAGCATCTGAAATTGCAGAAATAGTAGTTGATTCACTAGCAAGAGGAATGTCAGCAATTGCACATGTTGTAAATCCTCACATTTTCGTAATCGGTGGAGGGGTTACAGTTTCTACACCTAATTTTATCGAAAGGGTAAATAATAAATTTAACCAATATATATACCCTGTTATGAAGAATAAAATACATATAGAGTTGTCTCAAATACAAGATCCTGGAATTATAGGGGCAATGTATATGGCTAAAAAACGAATGCAGAAAATTTTCTTTTAA
- a CDS encoding flavodoxin domain-containing protein, which produces MNKVAVIYKSKYGSTRKYAEWIANEVAGDLFEYSEAKAQNLLSYDTIVFGGGLYASGINGVSLITKNFQTLKNKNLIIFTVGLASTDDKEIFKPIIEKNCTEEMRRKIQFFHLRGGIDYKRLNFVHKPMMGMLKMMVSKKKPEELSEDDKMMLATYGDKVDFTDIKTIEPLVLYVEKLTK; this is translated from the coding sequence ATGAATAAAGTAGCGGTTATATATAAATCAAAATATGGTAGTACAAGAAAATATGCAGAGTGGATAGCTAATGAAGTGGCTGGAGATTTGTTTGAGTATTCAGAGGCTAAAGCACAAAATTTATTGTCTTATGACACAATAGTTTTCGGAGGTGGACTTTATGCAAGTGGAATTAATGGTGTATCTCTTATTACTAAGAACTTTCAAACTCTAAAAAATAAGAATCTAATTATTTTTACTGTAGGGCTTGCTTCAACGGATGACAAAGAGATTTTCAAGCCAATTATTGAAAAAAACTGCACAGAAGAAATGCGTAGGAAAATACAATTTTTTCACTTGCGTGGGGGAATTGATTACAAGAGATTAAATTTTGTACATAAACCGATGATGGGGATGCTTAAAATGATGGTTTCTAAGAAAAAACCAGAGGAATTGTCTGAAGATGATAAAATGATGTTAGCCACATATGGCGACAAAGTTGACTTTACCGATATAAAAACAATAGAACCTTTAGTATTATATGTTGAGAAGCTTACTAAATGA
- the thiS gene encoding sulfur carrier protein ThiS, whose translation MKVNGRDFQWEENLTVEGILEKKKYTFPKIIVKVNGELVSPEEYGTKVIMDGDDVKVIHLLAGG comes from the coding sequence ATAAAAGTAAATGGAAGAGATTTTCAGTGGGAAGAAAACTTAACTGTTGAAGGTATATTAGAAAAGAAAAAATATACTTTCCCTAAAATTATAGTAAAGGTAAATGGAGAATTGGTTTCTCCAGAAGAATATGGTACAAAAGTAATAATGGATGGCGACGACGTAAAGGTTATACATCTTTTGGCAGGGGGATAA
- the trpA gene encoding tryptophan synthase subunit alpha: protein MNNIERIFKNNNKCVTLYLTLGYPNKDEFFKHVDILVEEGMDILEIGIPVENPSLDGKTIADTHAKVIQNGFNESILVEYLSELRKKYPRLPITIMSYKKGIDQYNLLDKNDLYDVILCPDQFVASENDNAKLIQIYNQEMSDEMITERIQNNKGFAYVMSGAGTTGGKGQLSDAYIATMKRIRNIVDIPIQVGFGIYSPDQVKTVFQNGADGVIIGSEIIRVINTNSEDELRKYVRSITEARD, encoded by the coding sequence ATGAATAATATCGAAAGAATCTTTAAGAATAATAACAAATGCGTTACTTTATATTTAACACTTGGTTATCCAAATAAGGATGAGTTTTTTAAGCATGTAGATATTCTTGTTGAAGAAGGAATGGATATCCTTGAAATAGGAATACCTGTTGAAAATCCTTCTTTAGATGGAAAAACTATCGCTGATACTCATGCTAAAGTAATACAAAATGGCTTTAATGAAAGTATATTAGTTGAGTATTTATCAGAGCTACGCAAAAAATATCCACGCCTTCCTATTACCATAATGTCTTATAAAAAAGGTATAGATCAGTATAATCTATTAGATAAAAATGATCTTTACGATGTTATTTTATGTCCAGACCAGTTTGTTGCATCTGAAAATGATAATGCTAAACTAATTCAAATATATAATCAAGAAATGTCTGATGAGATGATAACAGAAAGAATACAAAATAACAAAGGATTTGCTTATGTTATGTCAGGAGCAGGTACAACTGGAGGAAAAGGTCAGCTTTCAGATGCATACATTGCTACAATGAAAAGAATAAGAAACATAGTAGATATACCTATCCAAGTTGGTTTTGGTATATATAGTCCTGATCAAGTTAAAACAGTTTTTCAAAATGGAGCAGATGGGGTAATTATAGGAAGTGAGATTATAAGAGTAATAAATACAAATAGCGAAGATGAACTAAGAAAATATGTAAGATCAATAACAGAAGCTAGGGACTAG
- a CDS encoding acyl-CoA dehydratase activase, whose amino-acid sequence MGYYIGIDVGSVTTKLALIDEQGEMIWSTYLRTEGGPIEAIQKSFGQLSKQGYDIEKDIKGVGTTGSGRHLAATMVGADIIKNEITAHATAAKFVEPEVRTVIDIGGQDSKIIFIKNGVSVGFNMNSICAAGTGSFLDHQATRLGIPIEQFGEYALRSKSPVKISGRCGVFAESDLIHKQQLGYKKEDLVAGLCIALVGNYISNVARGKRIEPVTIFQGGVAANVGIRAAFEQKLGMSVLVPKYHSVMGAWGSALLAKQWKARVNESTKFRGIECISSYECTPKTFSCMDCSNNCEINELYIEDQLASRWGSRCGKWASLEKSSSDQEEIRDFPLKSGLEKQAVNYDL is encoded by the coding sequence ATGGGTTATTATATAGGTATTGATGTAGGTAGTGTAACTACGAAACTAGCATTAATCGATGAGCAGGGTGAAATGATATGGAGTACTTATTTAAGAACGGAAGGTGGACCAATTGAGGCAATTCAAAAATCTTTTGGTCAGCTTTCTAAGCAAGGCTATGATATAGAAAAAGACATTAAGGGTGTTGGAACAACAGGTAGTGGAAGACATCTAGCTGCCACTATGGTTGGAGCAGATATCATAAAAAATGAGATTACAGCCCATGCTACTGCCGCAAAATTTGTAGAGCCTGAAGTAAGAACTGTAATTGATATAGGTGGTCAGGATTCAAAAATTATATTTATAAAAAATGGGGTATCTGTAGGTTTCAATATGAATAGTATCTGTGCTGCAGGAACAGGGTCTTTTCTAGATCACCAAGCAACCAGATTAGGAATTCCCATAGAGCAGTTTGGCGAATATGCTCTAAGATCTAAAAGTCCTGTAAAAATATCTGGAAGATGTGGTGTTTTTGCAGAGTCTGATCTTATTCATAAACAACAGTTAGGTTATAAAAAAGAAGATTTGGTTGCTGGTTTATGCATCGCCTTAGTGGGCAATTATATAAGTAACGTGGCAAGGGGAAAAAGGATTGAACCAGTTACAATATTCCAAGGTGGTGTAGCTGCTAATGTTGGAATTCGTGCCGCTTTTGAACAGAAATTAGGAATGTCTGTACTTGTTCCAAAATATCATTCTGTAATGGGGGCATGGGGCTCTGCTTTATTAGCGAAACAATGGAAAGCAAGAGTAAACGAAAGCACAAAATTCCGTGGTATAGAGTGCATTAGTTCCTATGAATGTACCCCAAAGACATTTTCTTGTATGGATTGCTCTAATAATTGTGAAATTAACGAACTGTATATTGAAGATCAGCTAGCCAGTAGATGGGGAAGTCGTTGTGGAAAATGGGCAAGTCTTGAAAAGTCTTCAAGTGATCAGGAAGAAATTAGGGACTTTCCATTAAAATCAGGCTTAGAAAAGCAGGCTGTGAATTATGACCTTTAG
- a CDS encoding sigma-54 interaction domain-containing protein, translating to MDYKRIIELMITYLEEGVIVVDSNLNIIYFNEPSINISGFDPREAIGKNFFQVFPNISRDSSTFYKVINSGKPIINHVQNYINYKGKSVSIVTSTIPIINGCKIEGAIEIFTDFTNVRELSEKILMLHSTLHGKSTGKNKFLPNGSQYSFADVIGDSSPMIQLKSKAQKVANSSSPMFVFGETGTGKELIVQGLHNLSNRKDKPFIAQNCGALPENLLEGILFGTAQGSYTGATDKQGLFELADGGTLFLDELNSMNLELQSKLLRVIEDGVIRRIGSTTTKVVDVRIIAASNIEPRKLVEQKILREDLYYRLNVIYLCIPPLRDRKEDIPMLVQHFINTCNNKMNKCIKGVDKNVMEYFFNYDWPGNVRELKNIIESAMNFVESEYITLEDLQMNNIHYINRMQIKSDNLSIPNDISLKDAVEEYEKQLIQSTLKGTGENCAMAARALKIPKQTLHGKAKKYGLL from the coding sequence ATGGATTATAAAAGGATTATTGAACTAATGATTACTTATCTTGAAGAAGGTGTAATTGTTGTAGATTCAAATCTGAACATTATCTATTTTAATGAACCATCCATAAATATTTCAGGATTTGATCCACGAGAAGCAATTGGTAAAAACTTTTTTCAGGTTTTTCCTAATATTAGTCGAGATAGTAGTACCTTTTACAAAGTGATTAATAGTGGCAAACCTATAATTAATCATGTTCAAAACTATATAAATTATAAGGGAAAGAGTGTTTCCATTGTCACATCAACAATACCAATAATAAATGGATGTAAAATAGAGGGAGCTATAGAGATTTTTACAGATTTCACTAATGTAAGAGAATTATCTGAGAAAATACTTATGCTACATAGTACTTTGCATGGGAAAAGTACAGGAAAGAATAAGTTTTTACCAAATGGTAGTCAATATAGTTTTGCAGATGTAATTGGTGATAGTTCCCCTATGATACAATTAAAATCAAAGGCTCAAAAAGTAGCTAATAGTAGTTCTCCCATGTTTGTATTTGGAGAAACAGGAACTGGAAAAGAGCTTATCGTTCAAGGACTGCATAATTTAAGTAACAGAAAGGATAAACCTTTTATTGCTCAAAACTGTGGTGCATTGCCAGAGAACTTACTTGAAGGTATACTTTTTGGTACAGCCCAAGGTAGTTATACTGGTGCTACGGATAAACAGGGTTTATTTGAATTGGCTGATGGAGGGACATTGTTTTTAGATGAACTAAACTCTATGAATTTAGAGCTACAATCAAAGCTTCTTCGAGTAATAGAGGATGGGGTTATAAGAAGAATAGGAAGTACTACAACAAAGGTTGTGGACGTTAGGATAATTGCGGCATCAAATATTGAGCCTAGAAAACTTGTAGAGCAAAAAATATTAAGGGAAGATTTATATTACAGGTTGAATGTAATATATTTGTGCATACCTCCACTTAGAGATAGAAAAGAAGATATTCCTATGCTAGTCCAACACTTTATTAATACTTGTAATAATAAAATGAATAAATGTATTAAAGGTGTAGATAAAAATGTAATGGAATATTTCTTCAATTATGATTGGCCTGGTAATGTAAGAGAATTAAAAAACATAATTGAATCTGCGATGAACTTTGTAGAAAGTGAATATATAACATTAGAAGATTTACAAATGAATAATATACATTATATCAATAGAATGCAGATAAAATCGGATAATTTAAGTATACCAAATGATATAAGTTTAAAGGATGCTGTAGAGGAATATGAAAAACAGCTTATTCAATCGACTCTTAAAGGAACTGGGGAGAATTGTGCTATGGCAGCTAGAGCTCTTAAAATTCCAAAACAAACACTTCATGGTAAGGCAAAGAAATATGGATTGCTCTAA
- a CDS encoding class I SAM-dependent methyltransferase: protein MINEVREYYDKAAEAEWNRLNNPYSRIEYNSTVYLIEKYFPKTGHIIDIGSGPGRYSLELLKKGYKVSLLDISNNELEIAKRKIEEFNLRSEDYYCKSALELDFLPDEAFDGVLVMGPLYHIHCQKDRQKVLKDAYRILKKNGTALISYINTWGALRASVSEFPESFQNIEHFQRYIEGDLKFSAEESFTVTYFATPPLVLEEIREVGLKIISYAGAESFLSGLGTQVNNLYRYMPDVYENYLKSAAEYCELPQYRDATEHLHVIVKKE from the coding sequence ATGATTAATGAAGTAAGGGAGTACTACGATAAAGCTGCAGAGGCAGAGTGGAATAGATTAAATAACCCGTACTCAAGAATAGAGTATAATTCTACAGTTTATTTAATAGAAAAGTATTTTCCTAAGACTGGCCATATTATTGATATAGGATCAGGACCAGGAAGGTATTCTTTGGAACTTTTGAAAAAGGGATATAAAGTTAGCCTTTTAGATATATCAAACAATGAGCTAGAGATTGCTAAAAGAAAAATAGAAGAATTTAATCTAAGGTCTGAAGATTATTATTGCAAGAGTGCATTGGAGTTAGATTTTTTACCTGATGAAGCATTTGATGGAGTTTTGGTAATGGGGCCGTTGTATCATATACATTGCCAGAAGGATAGGCAAAAGGTATTGAAAGATGCCTATAGAATATTGAAAAAGAATGGTACTGCACTGATATCTTACATTAATACATGGGGTGCACTTAGGGCAAGTGTAAGTGAGTTTCCGGAGAGTTTTCAGAATATAGAGCATTTTCAGAGATATATTGAAGGAGATTTAAAGTTTTCAGCAGAAGAGAGCTTTACAGTTACATATTTTGCTACACCACCATTGGTATTAGAAGAGATAAGAGAAGTAGGCCTTAAAATAATATCATATGCTGGGGCAGAAAGCTTTTTATCAGGATTAGGCACACAAGTAAATAATCTTTACAGATATATGCCAGATGTATATGAAAACTATTTAAAATCTGCTGCTGAGTATTGCGAATTACCTCAATATAGGGATGCTACGGAACATTTGCATGTTATTGTAAAGAAGGAGTGA